A segment of the Panacibacter ginsenosidivorans genome:
GAAAGATTCAACGATCATTGCAATAGGCAATTTAAAAAACTGGCAGGCAGATAAAATAATAGATGCTACGGGTTTAATTGTTGCACCTGGCTTTATTGATGTGCACACGCATATTGAAGATGATGAAATAAAAAATCCGTTCGCAAATAATTTTATCATGGATGGTGTAACAACAGTAATTACGGGTAACTGCGGTTCATCTCATGTTGATGTCAAACAATATTTATCATTCATTGACAGCCTGCATATTTCTATAAATGTTGCCACGCTTGTTGGTCACAACGATGTGCGTGAAGCAGCAATGGGCATGGATAATCGTGCACCAACGAACGATGAACTAAATAAAATGAAATCGCTCGTTGAAAAAGCAATGCAGGACGGCGCTGTAGGCTTTTCAACAGGGTTGATTTATACGCCGGGCACGTATGCAAAGACTGATGAAATAATTGCACTTGTAAAAGTGGCTGCCACATATAATGGGGTTTATGCAACACACATGCGTAATGAAAGCGACAGTGTTAATTATGCAATTGCAGAAGCATTGAACATTGCAAAAGCAGCAAATATTTCTTTAGAGATTTCACATTTTAAAGTTGGTGGTCAACAAAATTGGGGACGAAGCAAACAAACACTTGCAATGGTTAAACAAGCCAGAGCAGAAGGTCTCGATGTTACAATTGATCAATATCCATACACAGCGAGCAGCACTTCTTTGAATACACTATTGCCCGAATGGATTCTTGCAGATGGCGACAGCACTGTGAGGAAAAGATTACAAGAACCGGATATTGTGAAACAGGCAGCAGGTTATATGTTGAAAAAGCTTGCAGCACGCAAGCTGCAACATTTCAGTTATGCAGTAGTTGCTTATTATAAAGCAGATACAACACTGAATGGGAAAAGCATTGAACAAATAAATCTTTTGTGGAAACGAAAACATACCGCAACAGAAGAAACAAAAACCATTATTGATATGGTTAAGAATGGCGGTGCATCAATGGTTTTTCATGGCATGAGTGAAGATGACGTAAAATACATTATGCAATATCCTTTCAACATGCCTGCCTCAGATGCAGGCATAAGAAAGTTTGGAGAAGGCGCGCCACATCCACGTGGTTACGGCACCAATGCAAGAGTACTTGGTAAATATGTGCGTGAAGAAAATATTATGTCGCTTGAAGATGCCATCAGGCGCATGACTTCTTTGCCTGCACAAAAATTTCACTTTAAAGATCGTGGTCTTTTACGCGAAGGTTTTGCTGCAGACATTGTGGTGTTCGATGCAAACACAGTTAATGATCTTTCAACTTTTCAAAGGCCACATCAATATTCAACCGGCTTCAAATACATTCTTGTTAACGGCAAACTTACTTTGAATAATGGTGTGCATACAGGCGCCAGAAATGGTAAAGCATTGTATGGAGAAGGATATATAAAGTAAAACAATCACGGACCAGTCTTTTTGTATTTCAATTCAGCTTTCGTTGCGTCGCACGCTTCAACGTTCTTATTTTTAATGAACAGAGATACTTTTAATTTCTTTATCTTGATTTTATAATTAGTCGCACATGAAAACCAAACTGCTTTTTATTCTCAGCATATTTATGCTGCATGTTTCTTTTGCACAAAACAAAACAGTAAAAGCCATAAAAGCCGGGAAACTGATCGATGTAGAAAAAGGTGTTGTGCTTGAGAATGTAACTATCCTTGTTGATCATGACACTATTAAAGCAATCGGGAAAAATATTTCCATTCCTGATTCCGCACAAGTAATTGATCTAAGTAACAGTACTGTGCTGCCTGGTTTAATAGATTGCCACACACATATTACAATGCAACCAAGTGGGGATTATTACGCCGATATTTTCCGTGCCACACAGGTTGATGATGCTATCATGGGAACTGTATTTGCAAAGAAAACCTTGGAAGCCGGTTTTACAACCTGCAGAGATGTTGGTGCAAGAGGCTTTGCAGACGTGGCTTTGCGTAATGCCATCAATCGCGGAGATATTGAAGGTCCGCGTTTGTTTGTTGCCACTTTGTTTATCGGATCAACAGGAAGTCATGGAGATATTGAAGGCTTCTCACCTTATCTTGACTGGAATCTACCAAAACAAATGACCGGCGTTGCAGATGGTATAGATGAGCTTCGTAAACAGGTTCGCTACAACATCAAATATGGCGCAGATGTAATAAAGTTTGGCGCAAGTGCCGGTGTGCTTACAGAAGAAGAGAGTGTAGGTGCTCCGCAATATTCACAGGAAGAAATGAATGCCATTGTAGATGAAGCAAAACTCTGGGGCAAAAAAACATGCGCACATGCACATGGAACGGAGGCCATTAAAATGGCGGTAAAAGCCGGCGTTGCTTCCATTGAACATGGCAGTATGTTAGATGACGAGACCATTCAATTAATGATACAGCATGGTACTTATCTTGTTGCAGATATTTACAACGATGATTATATCCGGAGCGAGTATGCAAAACTTGGCTACCCTGATAAGATCATCGAAAAGGAAAAACTGGTTGGGCAAGTGCAAAGAGAAAGTTTTAAAAAAGCGGTGAAGGCCGGAGTAAATATCGCTTTTGGTACAGATGCCGGTGTATATCCGCATGGCTGGAACGCCAAACAATTTTATTACATGGTAAAATTCGGCTGCACGCCAATGCAGGCAATACAGGCTGCTACCGTAAATGCCGCTGATCTTATTGGTAATAAAAAAATAGGAACAATAAAAATTGGTGGCTATGCAGACATCATTGCTGTAAAAGCAGATGTATTGAAAGACATTACTTCACTTGAACATGTAAGCTTTGTAATGAAAGGCGGCGAAGTTTTTAAACAATAACTTACTTTACTATTAGCTCCAAAATATAAATACATAAATCCTTTTATTTATCAGCGGAATTGCTGTTATCAGCTGCTGTTGTGTCACTCACTTATACGTTCTTCTCTTTATTGAGCGTTAACACATTCATGTAAAGTTTTCACCAACTGCTGTGGAAATAAAAATTTTCGGGCAAATTTTCATCCCTTATTTTTGCCGTGGATTTGGTTCTGAAGATGATTTTTGCTGCATATAGTTGCAGCAGTACAAGAGTGCGACGCAACGATGCTTAATTGAAACGTTGCATCCGGGTACAAAAAATTATCGACGGATTAAAAGGGAAGTCCGGTGTAATTCCGGCGCTATCCCCGTAGCTGTAAGCTTTTTATACTGTTGAATCTTCATACCACTGTTTTATACGGGAAGGTGTTCAACGGGAAGCGAGCCAGAAGACCTGCCATCTCCAGTATTATCACGAGCTTTCGGGTGAAAAGCCGGAGATGAGAGAGTCTTACTGCAGACATTTTCATTTCTACTTATTTCATTTTACGGGAGCTTATTCTTCAAACACTTTAAACATTCAGAAGAATGAGCATGAAAAAAATTCTATTCGCATTTGCTGTTTTTGCTACGGCGCAAAACACGTACGCACAAAAAGATTCGGTACAAAACATTTTGGATGAGGTAGTGGTTACTGCCACAAAGAGTCCGAAAAAATTAAGTGAGACAGGAAAAGTTCTTACTGTTATTACAAAAGAGCAAATTGAAAAAAGTGGTGGTAAAGATTTTGCACAACTGATCACAGAACAAACGGGCATTATAGTTAATGGTGCCATTAGCAACCCAGGTAAAGACAAATCGATATTTCTTCGCGGCGCTACTGATAAATACACGTTGATATTATTGGATGGTATTCCATTGAATGAACCAGCAGGTGTTGGTGGCAGTTTTGATCTGCGTTTATTATCGCTTGATAATATTGAACGCATTGAAATCTTAAAAGGCAGTCAGAGTACATTGTATGGTTCAAATGCAGTAGCAGGTGTTATCAATATTATTTCGAAAAAGCCAACGACAGGCAAGCCACAATTCAATGGCTTAGCTACTTACGGAAGTTTCAACACTTTTAAAGGTAACGCGAACATCAGCCAGAAAACAAAAGTGCTGGAGTACGATCTGAATTATGTTTATTACAATACAGATGGCATTTCAGAAGCGAAAGACACAACAGGCAAAGCAAATTTTGATAAAGATGGTTTTACGCAACATGCAGTGCAGGCTGTTGTCGGCGTGAACATAACAGATAAATTCAAAGTATCACCATATTATCGCTTTACACAATTTGAAGGTGGTTATGATGCAGATGCGTTTACTGATGGAGATAATCATTATAATGCATCATTGGTAAATACCGGGCTCGATGGAAGATATAATTATGCAAAAGGAACTGTGCATTTTAATTACGGATATGATTTCACCAAAAGATTATATGCAAGCCAGTATGGTGATTTCTCTATGAAAGGAAAATTTCACCAGGCAGAAGCATTCGTGAATCATGCTTTTAGCAAAGCTGTGCAAATGGTTGCCGGTGCAAACATGCAGGTATATCGCATAGATGCGCCGGATACAGTCAACAGCATTATTAGTCCGTATGCTTCTTTGTTTCTGCACAGCAATAATGGATGGAATGTAGAGTTAGGCGGACGTTACAACCACCACAACAAGTACGGGGATAATTTTACGTACAGCTTTAATCCTTCTTATTTAATAAATGAAAAAGTGAAACTGTTTGCAAACATTACCAGTGGATTTCGTGCACCATCTATCAATGAATTGTTTGGACCTTATGGCTCCAATCCTGATTTGA
Coding sequences within it:
- a CDS encoding N-acyl-D-amino-acid deacylase family protein is translated as MKFFFFILLFIAINVSAQNRADILIRNGKIIDGTGNSWVYGDVAVKDSTIIAIGNLKNWQADKIIDATGLIVAPGFIDVHTHIEDDEIKNPFANNFIMDGVTTVITGNCGSSHVDVKQYLSFIDSLHISINVATLVGHNDVREAAMGMDNRAPTNDELNKMKSLVEKAMQDGAVGFSTGLIYTPGTYAKTDEIIALVKVAATYNGVYATHMRNESDSVNYAIAEALNIAKAANISLEISHFKVGGQQNWGRSKQTLAMVKQARAEGLDVTIDQYPYTASSTSLNTLLPEWILADGDSTVRKRLQEPDIVKQAAGYMLKKLAARKLQHFSYAVVAYYKADTTLNGKSIEQINLLWKRKHTATEETKTIIDMVKNGGASMVFHGMSEDDVKYIMQYPFNMPASDAGIRKFGEGAPHPRGYGTNARVLGKYVREENIMSLEDAIRRMTSLPAQKFHFKDRGLLREGFAADIVVFDANTVNDLSTFQRPHQYSTGFKYILVNGKLTLNNGVHTGARNGKALYGEGYIK
- a CDS encoding Xaa-Pro dipeptidase, with the protein product MKTKLLFILSIFMLHVSFAQNKTVKAIKAGKLIDVEKGVVLENVTILVDHDTIKAIGKNISIPDSAQVIDLSNSTVLPGLIDCHTHITMQPSGDYYADIFRATQVDDAIMGTVFAKKTLEAGFTTCRDVGARGFADVALRNAINRGDIEGPRLFVATLFIGSTGSHGDIEGFSPYLDWNLPKQMTGVADGIDELRKQVRYNIKYGADVIKFGASAGVLTEEESVGAPQYSQEEMNAIVDEAKLWGKKTCAHAHGTEAIKMAVKAGVASIEHGSMLDDETIQLMIQHGTYLVADIYNDDYIRSEYAKLGYPDKIIEKEKLVGQVQRESFKKAVKAGVNIAFGTDAGVYPHGWNAKQFYYMVKFGCTPMQAIQAATVNAADLIGNKKIGTIKIGGYADIIAVKADVLKDITSLEHVSFVMKGGEVFKQ
- a CDS encoding TonB-dependent receptor plug domain-containing protein, whose translation is MKKILFAFAVFATAQNTYAQKDSVQNILDEVVVTATKSPKKLSETGKVLTVITKEQIEKSGGKDFAQLITEQTGIIVNGAISNPGKDKSIFLRGATDKYTLILLDGIPLNEPAGVGGSFDLRLLSLDNIERIEILKGSQSTLYGSNAVAGVINIISKKPTTGKPQFNGLATYGSFNTFKGNANISQKTKVLEYDLNYVYYNTDGISEAKDTTGKANFDKDGFTQHAVQAVVGVNITDKFKVSPYYRFTQFEGGYDADAFTDGDNHYNASLVNTGLDGRYNYAKGTVHFNYGYDFTKRLYASQYGDFSMKGKFHQAEAFVNHAFSKAVQMVAGANMQVYRIDAPDTVNSIISPYASLFLHSNNGWNVELGGRYNHHNKYGDNFTYSFNPSYLINEKVKLFANITSGFRAPSINELFGPYGSNPDLKPERSTTQEAGVQASLANKKLTATLTGFNRIIKDVIIYNSNYTYENRDKQHDFGVEIELNYSPIEQLNIKASYAYIDGKITQALAGKDTSFYNLVRRPKNTVNLFVGYQITKQLFVSASTQFIGKRTDNYFDPNTFTSSEVELKSYALLNAYAEYKFLKSRIDLFVDAKNIGNKRNFYEVYGYNVQGITVTAGIRFRL